The sequence CAGGCCTGTTCAGTGCCTAATACACCGATATGCACATTTATAATGGGAAAGCGTTTGTACACTTAGGCTTGACAAACTTGCATTACAAGTCCTGCGGAGAAACAATCCCGCCCTCCAAtcccgctgctgctgctgctgctttccTTCCCCTGTCCTGCTGTGCTGTATATTCATAATACTAGGCACATTGGGGATTGTAATACACGTTGGCTAAAGCTTTTGGATTTTGGTGCCTGGATAGTTGTTGGTTTCTAAATGTGCTTTTATGTAGCAGTTATTAAAAGCTTAAATATATAAGTGcactactttcttttttcttctcaatGTCCCTTTAAGTTGTTCTGTGGTAGATTTAGGAATGCGAACCAGCACAAATGTTTAAAACACTTCACAGCTAGTATGTAACAGACCTTCAATGTTGAAATGGAGATAGAATAATGTCAGTGGTTGTATTAACGTTGAAAAAATGttgaaagcatgtttttttttttttttttttaagtaaaaacgcCAATGAatcaatttttacattttaataagatCTGTGCAGAAACATGTTGGAACATTGTGATTTGGGGCACAAACATCTAAATGAAATCAAGAGAGACCGATCAGTGGAATGACGGCTGCATTGGAACTTAATGAACTTTTggttacactcacagctctggaTCTTTTGCCTTCTTCAACTTATGTGGATTAAACACTGTATTAAACCCAGTCTCACCTGTTATAGAATCAGAATCACCTTAAACTTTGAAGTTCTCATGGTAATTTCTGTTGTTTCTGTTCCTCTGTTAAATAcattatatgaaaaataactctgcacagttgaattaattaattgttttctaATCTAATATTTTGATTGAAATCCCTTTTGTAAGCAAAACCTTTTTTTGTATACTATTGCCTTAATGTGTGATATTGTACTATGCGAGTTCTATTTTTATTTGATGTTACTTTGGCTGGATTGTGTTGCATCTCTGCTCGTGGGGAAATGTctagtgtttttgttagttttcttttttatccaaaaaaaaaaatatatggaaaCGGACAAATAGAAAATTGATaaacaaaatcatatttttgtataaaaatattaaatgtggctgtgtaaaattacattttgcatctACAGTACATgaccaaaatgtacattttaatcttgcattaaaatgtatttctaaaataaaagatttaaataaataaaaaatcaacaaGAAATGCTTTTGTGGTGTGTTGCTTTTGACTATTATATGTCTATGCAGTTAGACATAAATATAATGACTTTTATAATTAAGTTGTCAGTTTTTTACATGTGTAAGCAATACATACATTTACAATGTGAGTGCATATGAATGTTAAAAGGTGGAGAAACCCTCTCATACATTTTTCACCTCAAATCACTCGGCATGAGAAACATGGCGTGGTGGATGACAAGGATTCTTTTCCTTTTGGTGATTTCATTAGAAGCCAAAATGCAGTTGACACCAACAGTTGTTAAACATATGTCTTCATTGTACAGACAGATTATAGAAAGTCATTTCCCCATCAGAAGGAAGACTTTTATTACTTCTTAAGAAAGTAGTCCTTTAAATTGATATGCTTGtttcatatttacataagatCTCCACCCTACACTAGAAACGGTTGGCGATGAGCCAGGAGATGCTTTTATGAGTCACACACATTCCTTTGTGCAATTATAAAGTTCCTCCTTTCCTTTCATAATATCAGAGAGCTTGAACACTGGACTGCTAATCCAAACATGACAGCTGTGCACATCGCTTTGGTGCTGCGTTAGGCATGTTCTGCTCATAATCAATAATTCTTTTTGTGCCAATATTAGTCTAAAAACATTCTTGGTTCTCCACTAAGTTTTGTTTCAGATGGGCAGAGCTCAAGCAGAAAGTCAATGTGAATAGCAGAGTGTTCGTACAGTATATATGTTAATATGCAAATCATTTGAGATGAGAATCTCCTGACGTTTTTAACCCTAAAACTACAGAAAGGCCTGAGGGGACATTAACGGAGAACAGTTGGGTGtgtgttattatagttatttaacGCGTTTACTTGAAGATTTAAAATGCAATTGAGCTTTTTATGATAGATAATTATAagattataatataataagataattgGGCACCACTGAATTTAACACACAACCTGAAGCTCATGTAGTGAGTGGTTATTTTCTAGTTTCAGTCATGCATTTATATGCAAGTTAGTTCTTTGACTTTACAGTTCTACATTTATAAAAAGATAGCAGACAAAATTACTAATTTATCAATTAATCAATGTTTTTTggcaaagtctcttatgctcacctaggctgcatttgattaaaaatacagtcaaatttacagtacaatttgaaataacactaatttattgtatttgaaaattgtatttattcctgtgatgcaaaggtgattatagcatttgaaatagaaatttagatttaatgcatccttgcttaataaaaatattttttttattaaaaaaaagattttttcttttattattattaagttgtgcAGACCTACACAAACTAACAAATTCATTTTTGCTTCttcattttctcatttttattatttttgttcaatTGTTCAGTCAAAATCTACAGTGTTTATTCAGCGAGGACTAAATAAAAGCTACAGAATCTGTAAAGTAGTACACATGGCTCTCCTGGGCATTCTCTTCATGATTTCTGTGGGTTTGAGAGGAGTCCAGTTTGTCTTTCCACACAGCAGTCACTTCCTGAGGCCCCTCTTGGTTCTCTTTGACCTATAGAAAGAAATAATGTAGGtatgttcattttgttgtttgtCTGTTTTCTCCTGTTGAAGTACATGCAAAAACcactgaaaacaaaaacatttatttgtaatggGTGACGTATACACTTATCTTATATTGTGATTTAATTtaacgaattgttgaataaagtcgttatttttgtttactCCACGTACATAAAGTATTCACGTcactttataatgttacagttgaatcactgatggcagatggactattctgacgatgtcctAGTTGTCCTAGATGTTTTAGttctgttttggtttttatttgcgcgcaccagtcgtccgtgaggggctggtgcgctgttttgtgtttgttttgtaatttaaagtttcattttgattgttcgccggttcccgcctccttcttcccgacgattaggaaggttttatcattacagtaatttacttggcagtcaatgggacagtcacaagcctcccggttttcatccaaactATGCTTTCATGACGAACGAACACTTATTATCGCGACGTACCAGCAGTGAGAATGGGAGAATCAGTGCATGTGCGGTCGAAGAAGCAGAAGCTCCgaaatcacaaaacaaacataaacatgaCCTACGTCAAAAACAATATGGAAACATTAGGTGACGGAGAAAATCCGAGTGGCAAGAGTAGTGACGCTAAAGttgcaaaaggttttttttttttaagacaggtAAGAGAGTGATTATCTCAGCAGTACTCACTGTAATTTACATAACTCGTGCTGATAGCATTCAAAAGCATTGTTTAATGCTGATGCTAGCTGAAAAACTACTGAATGCACCCTTACATTTGgctgaaatgcattttttaagaTATAAGAGTGCACTGATGTCTTAAATGCTGTATGAACAGGCAGCTCACAAGGTTTTAGAACAGATCTCTGCTGACTGAATAATCAGGTGACTGAGGTCAGTGCTGGACATGCACGGGTAAATGCTGATTTTGCAGCAGCAGATTGCAGCCCAAACCTCCATGCCCTCAAGCTCTTTAGTTCTGGCACCCACAATCGTTTTCTGCTGCAGAAGCAGCTCAGCCAGCTGACAGGACTGACGCTCTGAACTGCTTTCACAAAGACTGTGTCTGTGTTACATGCCTGAGGCAGGAGCGGATGAGTCAGCTTGGTTTGAATGAGAAAGCCTTCTGGGAAGTATAACAAgggtaaacaaaaaaacaaaaaaaacctatacCAAACTCTGGGAAATGCCAGATTCATTTCAGTGGAGAACAAACACCAACTTGCCAACCTTCTGAGTGCCAAGATTTTTAATCTGCATGCAAATTCAATGATGGGTAGATGTGTAAAAATGGAGCTCAACATTTAATAATACAATTCAACTATTTTAGGTTTTGATGAGTTGGTGGGTAATTCTTATAAATTTGTATGATCccatgaatattttatttttattttaaatattttattattattataaaaaaaaattggtgtaaTCTGCTAACACCACACTATAGCTATATTATTTACATGCACCCACATAATCAGTTAATAACTGAACTGATGGCTCAGTCAGACTGACAAACACTTATTGTTGTAGTTCATTTATGTTGTGTGCATGAAAAAGACACAATCACagtcaaaatgcaaaaaaaaaaaatgccctacAGAGTTATTTTGGCTAAAACTGGCTTTCATTTTGGTGTCTTACTAATATTTGCATAGTGCATTATGAACATGAATATTAAGAAACTTGTGTAATTAGATGGAAATTATATGGAGATAATTATTGTTATGgttttatcacccagccctagtcTTACAGTACATAAGTGTTAGCTTTTCAGATATGTTATTCTCACGGTAGCTCCAGTGACATTATTGCAGTGGCTTTCTCCAAATCTTAACGCATTGCATGGAAACTGTATGTGAATATATTCTGTTTGCTGAAATTAGTGCATGTGAACATAGCTGGTTAAATGTAGGGGTGTTTTTTCCGTGTACGTTGCCATATAAAGCACACTGGGTGAATTCATACAAAATCAACATCTCGTAAAATAGCTTTCTAATGAAATCATGTTGGACAGACACAGATGAACTCACGTTTTCTGGTGGTCACTGACTCTGTTCCTCAGGACATTGATCTGTAGAGAGATCCGCAATCACATCTCAGTGAACACAGGGTTATGAGATTGCGATGAATGAGTTATGTGTGCAAACTCTGAGCAATGCTTACATTTCTTTCCCCATATAATTAGATCCAGGAAAACATTTGATGCAAGTGCTTTTCTTCGAAATCATTTCAACAGAGTTAACATGAAATGATTTGCATAACCCATTTCACTTACATAATATGATGCTGCAGACTTTATCATATTGGTGTAACCTGGCATTTATTTACTGCTTTAACTGTAAGCCTGAAGTGCTGACACTAGTAGAGTCAACTGACTATTGCTTTACATTATCAATAGCTTGCACACAGTGACACGGCCAGTAAGGAAATCTGTTGAAGACCaagatattacatttatataacatgCAGTGATGATTCCTATACATTGAGACCAAAACAGGGTCATTTCGGATGTCATGTTGACTCTAGTCATGAGTGATCTAGTCTTGAGCTGACCTCATATTTCTGTTTGGTAAACTGGTACTGTAACTCAAACTTCTCTGCTTCCAGTTGACGCATCCAGCTCCACAGTTCCTTTGCTTTCTCCCTGATGAAAAAGAAAGTAGCATTGTTTTATATCACtgaattactttatttaatttttagtctATGGAATTCTATTACAAAAGTTAAAGAttggtaaaaataataataataataataattttcagaaCACTATAAACATTACAGTTCTGTCATTATAAACCATCATGTCATAAAAAAAAGTGGATCAAAAagtatattcagattttttttttttcgtatggtaaccaaaactttattttttggcattGCTGCCttgacaggaagtgaagtgggacAGAGAGAAGGGGGGCGGGATCGGTAAAGGTCCACAAGTTGGGACTCGAACTGGGGATGCCCGAAGCACAACGGCGCTACATGTCGGTGCTAAATTGCCAACGAGCCAATTTCCATTACTTCATGCTTGATGTGCCatattaacagtgttggggagtaactagttacatgtaacggcgttacgtaatttaattacaaaattattgtaactgtaattagttacagttacttatgaaatttttaacgattacaaaggggattacatttgaatatttacacacatccacatacagatttaactgatttctttcccaaattgcactgactattcagagacataccgccctaataatttccgggatgcagaaatacagtctggttcgtagaatccagtcataaaaacgaaatgcctaacgcggaaggaatatgccacattttggatgactaaatcaaaagtaggtcagtacacttgaatcaaagcatgacatcgactagtgtctgtgaatattaagccccaaaaatgcaatatatgacttgcacattctgcgtgtctgtggaaatcaggcgcggactggacaccgggagaaccgggacaattcccgatggcctggcagccgattttgccccactatttaatatcattattgtataattgcctgccgaatgtactaaagcgatcatttgcgaatccgccatttgacaattaaatctctaataagtcatgaagtgttagtcatgacttgcgcgctctccgcgcctgcgccaaacggtttggatcagactcagagtaatacatgcgagagagagagagagagagagagagagagagagagagggagagagagagagggagagagagagaaagagagagagagagagagagagagagagagagagagagggagagatagagagagagagagagagagagggagagagagagaaagagagagagagagagagagagagagagagagagagagggagagatagagggagagggagagagagagagagagagagagagagagagggagagagagagaaagagagagagagagagagagagagagagagagagagagggagagagagagagagagagagagagagagagagagagagagagagagagagagggagagagggagagagagagagggagagggagagagagagagagagagagagagagagggagagagagagagagagagagggagagggagagggagagagagagagagagagagagagagagagagagagagagagggagagagggagagagagagagggagagggagagagagagagagagagagagagagagagggagagagagagagagagagagggagagagagagagagagagagagagactatggaagcgtacagctggagcagagaagcagaactactgttcagggttttaggtcagtttcatctgtaaagatgcttttttgtctttgtttttttatttaattaatcaagcagcagcacgttgctcatcagtcatcactcaaaatactatataaaggacatcattattatctgttgtaatgttacagtagtaatttagctgaaaaataatcagatttttttataggtttagggggagctacgacagacatcaacacaacccttacgaaaattaacattttaatatttaactataaatccagagaaaatggttactattgtttaactgtggttaccaaaaatgtaaaattattttacaaatgtatttatttaaaaataaatacaaatccatttgcaaaaaaaacaaaaacaaaacaaggttattttacttttatataggctaataaaagcaaggttaatttttgtaagggaaaaacatgactcgtgtacagtattaggatttttctataaagatattgtagtattgtagagtattgtattgtaaagtatagttttgttcaatcttgagtattaaagtcatgagagagatggataacagagcaaaataaaaagactgaagagaaaaatagaagtgaaggtgcagttcaggagagaactttaaattattttgcatgtccccaaattaaagatttaaacctttttttatgtcaggtccatacaaaaaatagttttgtccatgaatttgtttgtatgagtttgaattttccagtctgaatttttttccccttccgcccctcctgtaaattaatggcaaagacatggtttcatttactacacattgtcctactgaagctcgcagtgttttcaacctctgccgcctcaatataggagtacacgagcacataaacataatttctagaactgctctgtgtcacttcatgtgcattttacttattttgagaaaactatcatcatatacagagacagcagtttcaaaaaaacaccaatgtttcaggagtttattacacagaatacatcacatgcttattagataactgtatttaagttgatgtatatgcttttatttattattctttaattttcacaaatttagaaaagtaatcaaaaagtactcaaaagtaattagttacattactttaataaagtaattgaaaaagttacactactattacattttaaacagggtaacttgtaatctgtaacctattacatttccaaagtaaccttcccaacactgcatattaatGAGTTATATTAACAATCACTCTTCAAACCTGAGAGCAGAGTCGCTGGCATTGTCGATGTCCAAAGATTTGCGGCGATCACTAagaatcttcttcttcttctctctctcagtctgtTTCTTTCCACTCCGTCTCTCTATCTGCAAGACAACATCAGAGACAACAGTATTGACAATCTATTTTAATAAAGCATTGATACTGATGATGTATTTCCTGTTTACCTTTTTTAGTgtctgtatattttaaaatgcacatcATTCTTATTTGCTGATTTTTCCTGCTCAAGAAAAAGTATCATCAATGTTGATCtttgtgatctttttttttttttacagaatgtatttgatatatatataaaatttaatttacttcaaataaattatgtaaaaaataaaagattttttttgataacagagtgaatattttttttaacaatgtaatgatttttttcctaaaaaaaattgaacagtagtgtaaattatGATAGTTGTTAAACAATGCATATTGTGTTTCAGAAGTGCCATAGCTAATggtttaaatgcttttaattacATAACATTTCTAAAAGCCATCCCAGTCAAGTAGAACATTGAACCAtggcctttattttatttttttaaatattgtccgATTTCTGTCACTAAACTCAGAAATGTATCGGTCTTTATCATACTGTCTCCTCTCTCATCTCTGACCTTCTGCATGTATCCACCGAAGTGCAGACTGGTgagcgtcttcttcttcttggcgTCGTCCTCCGCTCTCTTTTTGGCTTCCTCTTCCTCCTTGCGAGCTCTTTCCTCCTGAACATTTGAAAAGAGGAAAGGATTTGTAAAGCTAATGGCCATCAGTGTGTGGTCCCAGAAATCCCTTGCGCTCACCTCCAGACGCCTCTGTCGTTCCCTCTCGCGCTCGCTACGGATCCTCTGCTGCTCCGCTCGCTCCGAGCGCCGTTTCTCCTGCACAGTCACTCACATTACAACTCAGAGATCACTCAACAAGAGCTTATGGGGACGTTTATTCTAGAAAATGACAGAGCTGATAGATTTGACATTTAATGTCTGTTAAGTCCTTTTCAGGCTCATCCAGGCTTGAACTGACCCTTAATAGACCTGTTGGAATATTTTTACTCTGGGTGACATGTTTGCCCTAATGATTGCATATTTATAATTTCTCTGTCTTTAGGGATTCATTAATTTAGGATTAATGCACGAGTCTGTTGACGTGGTAATAAGCAGCTGTGATGTAACAGAACAACATTGCTCACTCACAATCCTATCTTTAAGACTGATGagttcctcctcctccttcttacGGCTTTCAAAGTGAGCTTCAATCAGAGTCTGGAGCTCATTCAGGTCTTTCTCCATACGTTTACGATGGATGTCCTGAGGGGGAGAACATTTGGCCTTTGAGATTGAGACTGAGACAGTTTGCCTGACAAAAATGTGCAGGTATACAAAAGCATAAATCAAAAGCTGAAATGTTTCAGTAATTTGCATCTTGAACTGTCTGTGTTCAGTGAAACATTCTGTTGAATTCATAGAATTGCTGGTTTCTACAAATCTTATAATGCATGTTTTCATTGGTCAGGGTATTTCAGTACTTCAAAACATCTGTCTACTCTCTAATAAGTAAATGGGTGGTCAGAGAAGAGCCCCTTTCTCACATACAGTCAGGGGTAGATTACAGAAATAACGCTACTTTCGTTTCAGCAGttgtatgagaagttgtaacattagcAGTAAATTAGCGGTGATGTGCTCCGTTTGAATCGAGTATGAACGAGTACGAGTTCAGAAAGTGCTGACGTAAGACGTCTCCTCTGGGCCAATCATAACACTCTGACACAGATTTACAGAAGTCATAGAAATGTCTGAAGTCGTCTCATACGATGTCTCTGGGCCAAAAGCAGCTGCATGAATGTGAACGTTTGACACAAAGATGAAAACATCAGCAATAACACAGACCGCGTTTAACGCTCCAAACACAACACCGGGACACGCAGCCGTTTAGAGGTCGTTTCTGGTTAATGATGGCACAGAATTTACccgtattttgaaatattttaatcagaaaagCGAGACTGATTGTCTCTCGGCTTTAGAAATTACCccagatatttaaaatgattaaaaaaaaaaaatacatgacagtaattatacaattataaatatagtttacatattttaaatgataattgttttaattatacaaaaaaaaaagttttattattatgttatattttattatctaatattTCATAACATCTGTTATATGACAGATACcaccatttaaaaatattagtcacagattttattattattattattattatgaaaggaATTCATATTTGGTTTAAAGCAATGACAACTTAAATTGATTGATTGCTGCTATTTTGAAGTTTCTATTGAttaaagaattttatttattttttgttatcttttatttatatacattattaatgttatttatttttttatttttgcattgtgtTTACTATTGTTCTCTTGCATTGTAGACATGTATTTTCCGGTTTAATACTGTCAAGCTGCTTTGACCCAATCTGttatgtataaagcactatataaatacagTTGACTTGACCTGACATGACACGAGTGGTTTGACATCCATTATTAATAAGAAAATAACTTGTAGAATCCATTTCAGTTCTGAAATAATATGGCAAATATGCTTATAATGTCAAAGTGATGGCATGGTTATTAAAAGACAAATGCCATAAGACAGTTTAATGGTGCTGTGGGTCTTGCTCTGGTAATTGtactcacatcaaaatcaactcTTTCTCCGTCTGGAATCTTTGGGGGCACCAGGTTCGGCAACATAAATGGTCTGGAAAATATAATGATGATGTGTCAAAATTCTGTATGAAATGAAAACAAGTTTGttgatctttaaaataaaaacataaaaccaatCCATGGTTATTCATTTAAACTTACTTTAGGAATTTGGGTTTCGCCTCTTCTGAAGAATCAACCATACAAACAACAGAAGTTATTCAAAGTTATATGAGggactttttaaaaatactttttttgtttaattcttCGTAAAAAAGTCATGTCTGATTAAAGATATCTGAAGGCTAATCTTGTCTTTGTGTTCTCATGGCAGTTATTGCACAATAGCAAACCGTTACAGGTGAAGAAGAATGTGTCATTAAATCCAGGGACGAGATTATAAACGGTATACAGATGTCTTATTTCTGATGGAATGAATGTTATCATAAGAGGATTTGGGATGATCTAAAGATTTGGAGATACAGTTATCCAGAAGGGTGTGTGTCATAATACAGGTTTCTACATGTTTCGAACAATTACTTCAGAGCTATAAATCTCAGGTTTCCTGTCTGTGAAGTGCAATAAAGACCAAATACCTCCTCCATCTTCGGTGTCTTCTTCGCCATCTAaaggaaggaaaggaaaggaggTTAGGGGTATTCTGCATCACTGACGGTCCCACAGAAAACAGAGGGGCAAAAATAGAAACTGATAACGGAAGAATGGTGGAAAATTTGCTGTCACATACCAAACACTCGTCACTTCAACTCTACAACTCTACATGTTTCTCATGAGTTCAATTAAatgataaacagaaaaataaaacagaaatgaaacagctGGGGATTTATTTATAActatataatagtaaaaaaaaaaacacacacacaaacacaaaaaactttttttgtcttctatagaacagaaaataatatattttggaaaaaaaaaagtaatctgtttCTTGTTTTAACCCTTAAGATGTGAAGTTTGCAGGAAGTTGGACAAAGTAGATTTGATGTAGATTTCAATTAAATGTTTAGCATTTAAAACACTCGTTTTAAAAAGTGTTATGATGACAGGTCGAACTCTAGTTTCAGTGTATTTTACTACATCGACTTGATTTGAGACTGAATGGATCAAattaatttttgggggaaaaaaataatttcgCTTCAAAATATAATACCAAGGTTTtcaattgaattattttttttttcacttctcacctaaaaactattttattttgaaataatacaaatttacAAAATTGGTTTTgctttttgctatatatatatatatatatatatagagagagagagagagagagagagaatatgccattattttgtgagaaaatctgtactgtaatactgtaaattacttaaattactaatagtttctc is a genomic window of Carassius carassius chromosome 46, fCarCar2.1, whole genome shotgun sequence containing:
- the LOC132129450 gene encoding troponin T, cardiac muscle isoforms-like isoform X2, translated to MSDNEEDEQQEEQEEVQEEAQHEEEAHEEEAGEQEETTQEHDGEEDTEDGGEAKPKFLKPFMLPNLVPPKIPDGERVDFDDIHRKRMEKDLNELQTLIEAHFESRKKEEEELISLKDRIEKRRSERAEQQRIRSERERERQRRLEEERARKEEEEAKKRAEDDAKKKKTLTSLHFGGYMQKIERRSGKKQTEREKKKKILSDRRKSLDIDNASDSALREKAKELWSWMRQLEAEKFELQYQFTKQKYEINVLRNRVSDHQKTSKRTKRGLRK
- the LOC132129450 gene encoding troponin T, cardiac muscle isoforms-like isoform X1 — encoded protein: MSDNEEDEQQEEQEEVQEEAQHEEEAHEEEAGEQEETTQEHDGEEDTEDGGEEAKPKFLKPFMLPNLVPPKIPDGERVDFDDIHRKRMEKDLNELQTLIEAHFESRKKEEEELISLKDRIEKRRSERAEQQRIRSERERERQRRLEEERARKEEEEAKKRAEDDAKKKKTLTSLHFGGYMQKIERRSGKKQTEREKKKKILSDRRKSLDIDNASDSALREKAKELWSWMRQLEAEKFELQYQFTKQKYEINVLRNRVSDHQKTSKRTKRGLRK